From Deinococcus aquaticus, one genomic window encodes:
- a CDS encoding IS5 family transposase translates to MSHDRLERLRQLNRTRFKRHTGIYPETFAEMEIVLDQRERSKKKSGRPPALNASEQLLLTLEFWREYRTFAHLGHDWNIHETTVQRTVERVETALIQSGEFRLPGRKSLKQEENVFQIIAVDAAETPCERPTSQQRRWYSGKKKRHTLKTQVVIDVSTRMILCVATAFGSMHDLTLFRQSGVQIHPETALIGDAGYQGIRQHHGHSVTPHKATKKAPLTPEQRQQNRELASTRLRVEHVIRCLKIFRVLKDIYRHRRRRFSLRVNLIAAVCNRSVAGVA, encoded by the coding sequence GTGAGCCACGACCGTCTGGAACGCCTCCGACAGCTAAACCGCACACGCTTCAAACGGCACACCGGGATCTACCCCGAAACCTTCGCCGAGATGGAAATCGTCCTGGACCAGCGAGAACGCTCCAAGAAAAAGTCCGGTCGACCTCCCGCCCTCAACGCGAGTGAACAGCTCCTCCTCACCCTTGAATTCTGGCGTGAATACCGCACTTTCGCTCACCTCGGCCATGACTGGAACATTCACGAAACCACCGTGCAGCGCACGGTGGAGCGCGTCGAAACCGCCCTGATCCAGAGCGGAGAGTTCCGACTTCCTGGCCGCAAGAGCCTCAAACAGGAAGAGAACGTCTTCCAGATCATCGCCGTAGATGCCGCTGAAACCCCGTGTGAACGACCGACCAGCCAACAACGCCGCTGGTACAGCGGCAAGAAGAAACGGCACACCCTCAAAACGCAGGTCGTGATCGACGTGTCCACACGCATGATCCTGTGCGTTGCCACCGCCTTCGGGTCCATGCATGACCTCACCCTGTTTCGGCAGTCAGGCGTCCAGATCCATCCAGAAACGGCGCTGATCGGGGATGCCGGCTACCAGGGCATTCGGCAGCATCACGGTCACTCGGTGACACCGCACAAAGCGACAAAGAAAGCGCCGCTGACCCCTGAACAGCGTCAACAGAACCGGGAACTGGCGTCGACCCGCCTGCGGGTCGAGCATGTCATCCGGTGTCTGAAGATTTTCCGCGTGCTGAAGGACATTTACCGTCACCGGAGGCGGCGCTTCTCTTTACGCGTCAATCTCATTGCAGCGGTGTGCAACCGCAGCGTTGCCGGTGTGGCGTGA
- a CDS encoding tyrosine-type recombinase/integrase, whose amino-acid sequence MSISLETITQEYEFDCTARGHAINTLKAYRTALRQFIAFVNQHDVNTVDDLRTPIVRAFAAHCMRELSPGGAHARLRVVRSFLRWATQEGYFAQSPMDRVPMPRLSQKILDAVPPQDMRKMMNAAHASDTPLKYQALLAVLYDTGIRVSELHKLQLKDLLPSQCLFIREAKGGKDRVVPISRPTFKLLNNYIRNERPDSALPEIFLVDEISQYSNISIYKLLERLCRRAGTKRYSPHTFRRGFAVNYLRNGGDVFTLQRIMGHSTLTMTNRYAAMGTDDIQDVHRRASPMQALR is encoded by the coding sequence ATGTCCATCTCACTTGAGACCATCACACAGGAGTATGAGTTCGACTGCACCGCCAGGGGTCATGCCATCAATACGCTCAAGGCTTACCGGACAGCGCTGCGTCAGTTCATCGCGTTTGTGAATCAACACGATGTCAACACCGTGGATGACCTTCGCACCCCCATCGTGAGGGCGTTCGCGGCTCACTGTATGCGAGAACTTTCGCCAGGGGGCGCTCACGCTCGCCTGCGTGTTGTGCGTTCATTCCTTCGCTGGGCTACGCAGGAGGGTTACTTCGCGCAGTCTCCTATGGACCGTGTGCCTATGCCCCGGCTATCACAAAAAATTCTGGATGCCGTTCCACCGCAGGACATGCGCAAGATGATGAATGCAGCCCATGCCAGCGACACTCCGCTTAAGTATCAAGCACTTTTGGCAGTTCTTTACGATACGGGCATACGAGTTTCAGAACTACACAAACTTCAGCTTAAAGACCTTCTCCCTAGCCAGTGCCTTTTCATCAGAGAGGCTAAAGGCGGAAAAGATAGAGTTGTACCAATTTCCAGACCAACTTTTAAACTTTTGAATAACTATATCCGAAACGAGCGTCCAGATAGCGCTCTTCCAGAAATTTTCCTAGTTGACGAAATAAGTCAGTATTCCAACATCAGTATTTACAAACTGCTTGAGAGACTTTGCCGAAGAGCAGGCACAAAGCGATATAGCCCACATACCTTTAGAAGAGGCTTTGCCGTCAATTATCTGCGTAATGGCGGGGATGTTTTTACTCTACAGAGGATTATGGGACATTCTACGCTAACCATGACCAACCGCTACGCAGCTATGGGAACTGACGATATTCAGGACGTTCACCGCCGCGCAAGTCCCATGCAAGCACTGCGGTAG
- a CDS encoding recombinase family protein produces the protein MEKAVAYFRVSTQKQGYSGLGLEAQEHSVTQYAQSRGLDIVARYTELESGTGKRRRTEIYRAIAQAKAEGAVLLIAKLDRLSRNLHFVTGLLESQVDFIAVDIPEANRLTIQLMAVLAEHEARATSARTKEALAAAKRRGVRLGSPQPMTEEVRALGRATQQEAARDAYTNVSDYIALMRDKEMSLRAIARKLTESGFKTRTGKEWNAVQVSRVLSRAHATLPEVNATIHYH, from the coding sequence ATGGAAAAAGCCGTGGCGTACTTCCGAGTCTCGACGCAGAAGCAGGGTTACTCCGGGCTTGGCCTGGAAGCTCAGGAGCACTCGGTTACCCAATACGCTCAGAGCCGTGGACTCGACATCGTGGCGAGATACACCGAGCTTGAGTCTGGAACTGGGAAGCGTCGCCGCACGGAGATTTACCGCGCCATCGCTCAGGCTAAAGCGGAGGGTGCCGTGCTCCTCATTGCCAAGCTCGACCGTCTGAGCCGCAACCTGCACTTCGTCACCGGGCTCCTGGAATCGCAGGTTGACTTCATCGCCGTAGATATTCCAGAAGCGAACAGGCTCACCATCCAACTGATGGCGGTTCTTGCGGAGCACGAAGCCAGAGCGACCAGCGCCCGGACGAAAGAGGCGTTGGCCGCTGCCAAGCGGAGAGGGGTGCGTCTGGGCAGCCCTCAGCCGATGACGGAAGAGGTTCGCGCCTTGGGACGAGCGACGCAGCAGGAAGCCGCTCGTGACGCGTACACCAATGTGTCGGATTACATCGCCCTGATGCGCGACAAAGAAATGAGCCTCCGGGCCATTGCCCGGAAGCTGACGGAGAGTGGGTTTAAGACCAGAACAGGCAAAGAATGGAATGCCGTTCAGGTGTCGCGTGTCTTAAGCCGCGCACACGCTACGTTGCCAGAAGTGAATGCCACTATTCACTATCACTAG
- a CDS encoding AAA family ATPase, producing the protein MPIEFYLDSPEGYLKQFTIKLDADLIFLTGLNGSGKSQIIDGIASGKIRCTLDNKIIPPSRILKFETQAFMAYQPYSIHQSHHHEYKDYTPINNPAFQDMILNYRFNKENVDEILLSTVGLRSEEFSDDITTALERGDLSQFYQLISNIKVKKYNNSISKALKNYYEAKANAEITAMVRDRGHSANPPESIFNVEELINSILYLLKLDYRVYGGQDYTNYIFNNKMRSLGASIPITPDEQRYSPESFNIRFINTNNNNIVGAEFLSSGEKTLLNIGSIIANDTQYSPSDIQPLILMFDEPDAHLHPEYSQVLLQLLNNEFINKHKFKILISTHSPITISLSNSKEAILVKNGMPEVVSKSVALSNLMSGIVHIDVLSRDNAYVFVESHNDVNIYSHLYNIVSKDTAYLYKPIFIPSSHGEGGNCHLVQHLLNNLPDEKIFHGIIDWDTENVSNGRLHVLAEGSRYSIENILFDPLIMVAFCIINGISPTFIDTAISDVSLSEFISSDELKHKYTSQWTKGILGSPALGNTEYKYRDGTVLDIDSRYMLQQGHDLEGKIRKSVPQIGGYNQRLHASILRLLRDYPGLIPVEVMQLFRDVLS; encoded by the coding sequence ATGCCAATAGAATTTTATCTAGATTCACCAGAAGGATATTTAAAACAATTTACTATTAAACTTGATGCTGACTTGATTTTCTTAACAGGATTAAACGGCTCAGGAAAAAGCCAAATTATTGATGGTATTGCCAGCGGAAAAATAAGATGCACTCTAGATAACAAAATTATACCACCCAGTCGGATATTGAAATTCGAAACCCAAGCATTTATGGCATATCAGCCCTATTCGATTCACCAATCACATCACCATGAATATAAAGATTACACCCCTATTAATAATCCCGCTTTTCAAGATATGATTTTGAATTATCGATTCAATAAAGAGAATGTTGATGAAATATTGCTCAGTACAGTGGGGCTGCGGTCCGAAGAATTTAGCGATGATATTACAACAGCACTAGAAAGAGGAGACTTGTCGCAGTTCTATCAATTGATTAGCAACATAAAAGTAAAAAAATACAATAACTCGATATCCAAGGCTCTTAAAAACTATTACGAGGCAAAAGCAAATGCGGAAATTACTGCCATGGTACGCGATAGAGGCCATTCGGCAAATCCACCTGAATCAATATTTAACGTAGAGGAACTCATAAACTCAATACTTTATCTTCTAAAATTAGATTATCGAGTTTATGGTGGCCAAGATTATACAAATTATATTTTTAACAATAAGATGAGGTCGCTGGGGGCGTCGATTCCCATCACGCCAGACGAACAAAGGTATAGTCCAGAATCATTTAATATTAGATTCATCAATACAAACAATAACAATATCGTCGGAGCTGAGTTTCTAAGTTCTGGCGAGAAAACTCTATTGAATATTGGCTCCATTATCGCCAATGATACGCAATATAGTCCCTCCGACATACAACCGTTAATATTGATGTTTGATGAGCCTGACGCACACCTACATCCAGAGTATTCACAAGTATTACTTCAACTGCTAAACAATGAATTTATAAATAAGCACAAATTCAAAATACTAATTTCAACCCATTCACCAATCACAATTTCACTTTCAAACTCAAAAGAGGCGATTCTAGTAAAAAATGGAATGCCGGAAGTTGTTAGCAAATCCGTCGCACTATCCAATTTGATGTCAGGGATTGTGCATATTGACGTTCTGAGCAGAGATAATGCATATGTGTTTGTAGAAAGCCACAACGATGTTAACATTTATAGCCATTTATACAACATAGTATCAAAAGATACTGCATATCTTTATAAGCCAATATTTATTCCCTCATCTCATGGAGAAGGAGGCAACTGCCATTTAGTACAGCATTTATTAAATAATTTACCAGACGAAAAAATATTTCATGGAATAATTGATTGGGACACAGAAAATGTCTCCAACGGAAGACTTCATGTGCTAGCAGAAGGAAGTCGATACTCTATCGAGAACATCCTGTTCGACCCGCTGATTATGGTCGCATTCTGTATAATAAACGGCATTTCTCCTACTTTTATCGATACGGCAATATCGGACGTATCACTATCAGAGTTTATCAGTAGTGATGAATTAAAGCATAAATACACATCGCAATGGACTAAAGGCATATTAGGCTCACCCGCGCTAGGCAACACCGAATACAAATATAGAGATGGGACGGTTTTAGATATTGATTCAAGATATATGCTCCAACAGGGACATGATTTAGAGGGGAAAATACGAAAATCCGTTCCGCAAATAGGAGGATACAATCAAAGATTACATGCTAGCATATTACGACTTTTAAGAGACTATCCAGGCTTAATTCCAGTGGAAGTTATGCAATTATTCCGAGATGTTTTGTCATAG
- the plsY gene encoding glycerol-3-phosphate 1-O-acyltransferase PlsY, which produces MTFLAVLAVLISYVVGAIPAAAWVARTRGVDILKVGSGNSGSTNVLRTLGKGPATVVAIFDILKGALAIWLARALGLDAPMQAACGVAAVIGHNFSPFLNFKGGKGVATTFGTICALLPVAGLGFFLMGITTVWLTRFVSAGSILGALTGAFTAYLLGAPLWLSLTVTALVALIVWQHRENIRKLHAGNERRFGEKVQT; this is translated from the coding sequence GTGACCTTTCTTGCCGTGCTGGCGGTGCTGATTTCTTATGTGGTCGGAGCGATTCCGGCGGCGGCCTGGGTGGCCCGCACGCGGGGCGTGGACATCCTGAAGGTCGGAAGTGGCAACAGCGGTTCCACGAACGTCCTGCGCACCCTGGGCAAGGGACCGGCGACGGTCGTGGCGATCTTCGACATCCTGAAGGGCGCGCTGGCAATCTGGCTGGCGCGCGCCCTGGGCCTGGACGCCCCGATGCAGGCGGCGTGCGGCGTGGCGGCCGTGATCGGGCATAACTTCAGTCCGTTCCTGAACTTCAAGGGTGGCAAGGGCGTGGCGACCACCTTCGGAACGATCTGCGCGCTGCTGCCCGTGGCGGGCCTGGGCTTCTTCCTGATGGGCATCACGACCGTGTGGCTCACGCGCTTTGTGTCGGCGGGCAGCATCCTGGGCGCGCTGACGGGCGCGTTCACGGCGTACCTGCTGGGCGCGCCGCTGTGGCTGTCGCTGACCGTGACCGCCCTGGTCGCCCTGATCGTGTGGCAGCACCGCGAGAACATCCGCAAACTGCACGCCGGGAACGAACGCCGCTTCGGCGAGAAGGTGCAGACCTGA
- a CDS encoding aspartate-semialdehyde dehydrogenase produces the protein MRVAIVGATGAVGHELLKVLEGSSLQFDELLLFASPRSAGTQLTFKGQSLTVQVTPEGAIDADVILASAGGSISKALAPRWVEGGAVVIDNSSAFRYDVDVPLVVPEVNGDAALGHKGIIANPNCTTAIAVVAVAPIHRAYGVKRMIVSTYQATSGAGAKGMEELLEQTRAELNGVSAQASVFAHPIPFNVIPHIDSFQDNGYTKEEMKVAWETRKIIGDDSLKISCTAVRIPTLRTHSEAITLELERPATPEAVRELLAGAAGVEVRDNPEGKLYPMPLTASGKYDVEVGRIRESLVFDGGIDLFVAGDQLLKGAALNAVQIAEYLQQKGALKAKQRA, from the coding sequence ATGCGCGTAGCGATTGTCGGGGCGACCGGAGCGGTGGGGCACGAACTTCTCAAGGTGCTGGAGGGCAGCAGCCTGCAATTCGACGAGTTGCTGCTGTTTGCCAGTCCGCGCAGCGCGGGCACGCAACTGACCTTCAAGGGCCAATCCCTGACGGTGCAGGTCACGCCGGAAGGAGCGATCGACGCGGACGTGATCCTGGCGTCGGCGGGCGGCAGCATCAGCAAGGCGCTGGCGCCCAGGTGGGTGGAGGGCGGCGCGGTCGTGATCGACAACTCCAGCGCCTTCCGCTACGACGTTGACGTGCCGCTGGTCGTGCCCGAGGTGAACGGGGACGCGGCCCTGGGCCACAAGGGCATCATCGCCAACCCGAACTGCACGACTGCCATCGCCGTGGTCGCCGTGGCGCCCATTCACCGCGCGTACGGTGTGAAACGCATGATCGTCAGCACGTATCAGGCCACCAGCGGCGCCGGGGCCAAGGGCATGGAGGAACTGCTGGAGCAGACTCGCGCCGAACTGAACGGTGTTTCTGCGCAGGCCAGCGTGTTCGCGCACCCGATCCCCTTCAACGTGATTCCGCACATCGATTCCTTCCAGGACAACGGGTACACCAAGGAAGAGATGAAGGTGGCCTGGGAGACCCGCAAGATCATCGGGGACGACAGCCTGAAGATCAGTTGCACCGCCGTGCGCATCCCCACCCTGCGCACCCACAGCGAGGCCATCACGCTGGAACTCGAACGCCCCGCCACGCCTGAGGCCGTGCGCGAACTCCTGGCCGGGGCCGCCGGGGTCGAGGTGCGCGACAACCCGGAAGGCAAGCTGTACCCCATGCCCCTGACCGCCAGCGGCAAGTACGACGTCGAGGTGGGCCGCATCCGCGAATCGCTGGTGTTCGACGGCGGCATCGACCTGTTCGTGGCGGGCGACCAGCTCCTGAAAGGCGCGGCCCTGAACGCCGTACAGATCGCCGAGTACCTTCAGCAGAAAGGCGCGCTGAAAGCCAAGCAGCGGGCGTAA
- a CDS encoding aldo/keto reductase → MNNPEAGTHAAGSSTPAHRTLGHSGLSVSAVGLGCNNFGGRLDQTATTAVVRRALDAGITLFDTADIYGNRGGSEEMLGRALGPERQNIILASKFGLDMGDGHQGARPEYIRRALEASLRRLGTDHLDLYQLHRPDPQTPIEDTLGTLNDLVQQGLVRAIGVSNMPAADVRAADALARQHGWSRFTSCQDEHSLLVRDIETDLIPAAHDLNLGLLPYFPLASGLLTGKYHAGQPLPDGARITGSQGAQDRYLTPQNWTVVENLRAFAQAQGHTLLELAFSWLLSFPETSSVIAGATRPEQIDANVAAATWTLSADERAEVDRITRG, encoded by the coding sequence ATGAACAACCCGGAAGCAGGCACCCACGCGGCAGGCAGCAGCACCCCCGCACACAGGACCCTCGGGCACAGCGGACTGAGCGTCTCGGCGGTCGGGCTGGGCTGCAACAACTTCGGCGGTCGCCTCGACCAGACCGCCACCACCGCCGTCGTGCGCCGCGCACTCGATGCGGGCATCACCCTGTTCGACACGGCCGACATCTACGGCAACCGGGGCGGCAGCGAGGAGATGCTGGGCCGCGCCCTCGGCCCGGAACGCCAGAACATCATCCTGGCCAGCAAGTTCGGTCTGGACATGGGAGACGGCCACCAGGGCGCACGCCCTGAGTACATTCGCCGGGCGCTGGAGGCCAGCCTGCGCCGCCTGGGCACCGACCACCTGGACCTGTACCAGTTGCACCGCCCGGACCCGCAGACGCCCATTGAGGACACCCTGGGGACCCTGAACGACCTCGTGCAGCAGGGGCTCGTGCGGGCCATCGGCGTGAGCAACATGCCCGCCGCCGACGTGCGCGCCGCCGACGCCCTGGCCCGCCAGCACGGCTGGTCGCGCTTCACGTCCTGCCAGGACGAGCACAGCCTGCTGGTCCGCGACATCGAAACCGACCTGATCCCCGCCGCCCACGATCTGAACCTGGGCCTGCTGCCGTACTTCCCGCTCGCCAGCGGCCTCCTGACCGGCAAGTACCACGCCGGGCAACCCCTCCCGGACGGCGCGCGCATCACGGGCAGCCAGGGCGCGCAGGACCGCTACCTGACCCCGCAGAACTGGACGGTCGTCGAGAACCTCCGGGCCTTCGCGCAGGCCCAGGGGCACACCCTGCTGGAACTGGCGTTCAGCTGGCTGCTGTCCTTCCCCGAAACCAGCAGCGTCATCGCCGGAGCGACCAGACCCGAACAGATCGACGCTAACGTCGCCGCTGCCACCTGGACCCTGAGCGCCGACGAACGGGCCGAGGTGGACCGCATCACGCGCGGCTAG
- a CDS encoding rhomboid family intramembrane serine protease — protein sequence MSRPDRFRPARPPSRVGQLGPAAGLTAALVAGIWGQEVADQLLFGGSLDRYGILPRDGGSFWNILSAPFLHAGFGHLMANTVPLAVLAFMGAVRGAGRFVAATLIIVLVGGALVWLFGRGGSVHLGASELVFGFLAYLLGVGWWERTPVAIGVAVAAFALYGGILWGVLPGNPYVSWEAHLFGFLAGLLAAALLHGRRPRRAAGQNGVPFR from the coding sequence ATGAGCCGACCGGACCGTTTCCGCCCTGCGCGCCCTCCTTCCCGCGTGGGTCAGCTGGGACCGGCGGCGGGCCTCACGGCGGCGCTCGTGGCGGGCATCTGGGGGCAGGAGGTGGCCGATCAGCTGCTGTTCGGCGGGTCGCTGGACCGCTACGGCATCCTCCCGCGCGATGGGGGGTCGTTCTGGAACATCCTGAGCGCACCGTTCCTGCACGCGGGCTTCGGGCACCTGATGGCGAACACGGTACCGCTGGCGGTGCTGGCGTTCATGGGAGCCGTGCGCGGCGCGGGGCGCTTCGTGGCGGCCACGCTGATCATCGTGCTGGTGGGGGGCGCGCTGGTGTGGCTGTTCGGGCGGGGCGGCAGCGTGCACCTGGGGGCCAGCGAACTGGTGTTCGGGTTCCTGGCGTACCTGCTGGGCGTGGGCTGGTGGGAGCGCACGCCGGTCGCCATCGGCGTGGCGGTCGCGGCGTTCGCGCTGTACGGGGGCATCCTGTGGGGCGTGCTGCCCGGCAACCCCTACGTGTCGTGGGAGGCGCACCTGTTCGGGTTCCTGGCGGGCCTGCTGGCGGCGGCGCTGCTGCACGGGCGGCGGCCCCGCCGGGCGGCAGGTCAGAACGGCGTGCCGTTCCGTTGA
- a CDS encoding NUDIX domain-containing protein, translating into MSPQGPLPPPDANHYTRPDGVLPRPSVGGVILRPVALDTATLAGTSDGWQVAVVVEPGPYPQLPKGGLEAGETHRDALHRELREETGLEGVQILRELATLERLNYARTKWQVTRYYLGTTTQQEALPPLEPGYRLEWHPLSGRSGQVPDLFWPEQTRLLRQVARQLQRNGTPF; encoded by the coding sequence GTGAGCCCTCAAGGGCCACTGCCGCCCCCGGACGCCAACCACTACACCCGCCCGGATGGCGTGCTACCGCGCCCCAGCGTGGGCGGGGTCATCCTGCGCCCCGTCGCGCTGGATACCGCCACGCTGGCAGGCACGTCCGACGGCTGGCAGGTCGCGGTCGTCGTGGAACCCGGCCCCTACCCGCAACTGCCCAAGGGTGGCCTGGAAGCCGGCGAAACCCACCGGGACGCCCTGCACCGCGAACTGCGCGAGGAAACCGGCCTGGAGGGCGTGCAGATCCTCCGCGAGCTGGCGACCCTGGAACGCCTGAACTACGCCCGCACGAAGTGGCAGGTCACCCGCTACTACCTGGGCACCACCACACAGCAGGAGGCTCTGCCCCCGCTGGAGCCGGGCTACCGGCTGGAATGGCACCCCCTGTCGGGCCGCAGCGGGCAGGTGCCGGACCTGTTCTGGCCCGAGCAGACGCGGTTACTGCGGCAGGTGGCCCGCCAGCTTCAACGGAACGGCACGCCGTTCTGA
- a CDS encoding VOC family protein produces MTARPAPPRPGARLDHLVIAARTLEEGRAWLEGRLHCPLEPGGEHELFGTHNALLSLGPDAYLEVIAVNPQAPAPGRPRWFGLDTPDMQRRLSHGPALIHWVAGVPHLPAGPGVLALSRGANRWTLTVPADGHLPGGGPHPSLICWETPPPPTRLPDRGVRLGTLHLGTPDPDPLRAALNTLNFMGEVEVQEAPQPELRAVLTTPGGPVEL; encoded by the coding sequence ATGACCGCCCGCCCCGCCCCGCCCCGACCGGGTGCCCGCCTGGATCATCTGGTCATCGCCGCCCGCACCCTGGAGGAAGGCCGCGCGTGGCTCGAAGGCCGCCTGCACTGCCCGCTGGAACCGGGCGGGGAGCACGAGCTGTTCGGCACGCACAACGCCCTGCTGTCCCTGGGCCCCGACGCCTACCTGGAAGTGATCGCCGTGAACCCGCAGGCACCCGCCCCAGGGCGCCCCCGCTGGTTCGGCCTGGACACCCCGGACATGCAGCGGCGGCTGTCGCACGGCCCGGCCCTGATCCACTGGGTGGCGGGCGTGCCGCACCTGCCGGCCGGTCCCGGCGTGCTGGCCCTGTCACGCGGCGCGAACCGCTGGACCCTGACCGTCCCCGCTGACGGCCACCTGCCCGGCGGCGGCCCCCACCCGTCCCTGATCTGCTGGGAAACCCCGCCGCCCCCCACCCGCCTGCCCGACCGGGGCGTGCGCCTGGGCACCCTGCACCTGGGTACGCCCGACCCTGACCCGCTGCGGGCCGCGCTGAACACCCTGAACTTTATGGGCGAGGTCGAGGTTCAAGAGGCCCCGCAGCCCGAACTGCGCGCGGTCCTGACCACCCCCGGCGGCCCGGTCGAATTGTGA
- a CDS encoding NAD(P)/FAD-dependent oxidoreductase has translation MHDAVVIGSGLAGLTAARVLERAGQRVRVLEAAPFVGGRVHSRAVDGFTLDAGYQVLFPAYPAVRRQLDLGALDLVPVPSAAVVRRGARTDTLGSPLSDPAALPSTLLSGVLSVPDKARVAALALKLRAPAPHTLLRGEDQSTEAFLREFGFSEGALDRFFRPFFGGIFLRRELDTSARLFRYYFRMLMDGGAALPRAGMSEIPAQLARGLDVVTGVRATHLKSHAAHVTVTTSAGELDARQVIVATDPDGAAALTGQPTGRGSLGSTYLHYAAPHGLDRETRLLLNAEAGFINNAHWLSNVIPQRAPQGQSLLTVTVLGLPDLDDDALDARVRGELDRWYGPQAAALRTLLVERIRHAQYPQPAGYAATLAGHATPLPGVILAGEATSMSGIQGAMESGEKAAAIVLNDPAGMSRPRGA, from the coding sequence ATGCATGACGCAGTGGTGATCGGCAGTGGGCTGGCAGGACTCACGGCGGCGCGGGTTCTGGAGCGCGCCGGGCAGCGGGTGCGGGTGCTGGAGGCCGCGCCGTTCGTGGGGGGCCGCGTGCACTCGCGCGCCGTGGACGGCTTCACGCTGGACGCTGGGTATCAGGTGCTGTTCCCGGCGTACCCGGCTGTGCGGCGGCAGCTGGACCTGGGCGCGCTGGACCTCGTGCCCGTGCCGTCGGCGGCGGTCGTGCGGCGCGGCGCGCGGACCGACACGCTGGGCAGTCCCCTGAGCGATCCGGCGGCGCTGCCCTCAACCCTGCTGAGCGGCGTGCTGAGCGTGCCCGACAAGGCGCGCGTGGCGGCGCTGGCCCTGAAGCTGCGCGCCCCGGCGCCGCACACGCTGCTGCGTGGCGAGGACCAGTCCACCGAGGCGTTCCTGCGGGAGTTCGGGTTCAGTGAGGGCGCGCTGGACCGCTTCTTCCGGCCTTTTTTCGGCGGGATCTTCCTGCGGCGCGAACTGGACACCAGCGCCCGCCTGTTCCGCTACTACTTCCGCATGTTGATGGACGGCGGCGCGGCCCTGCCCCGCGCGGGCATGAGCGAGATCCCGGCGCAACTGGCACGTGGGCTGGACGTGGTGACTGGCGTGCGCGCCACGCACCTGAAATCCCACGCGGCGCACGTGACCGTGACCACCAGCGCCGGGGAACTGGACGCGCGGCAGGTGATCGTCGCGACCGACCCGGACGGCGCCGCTGCCCTGACCGGCCAGCCGACCGGGCGCGGCAGCCTGGGCAGCACGTACCTGCACTACGCCGCGCCGCACGGCCTGGACCGCGAAACGAGGCTGCTGCTGAATGCCGAGGCGGGCTTCATCAACAACGCGCACTGGCTGTCGAACGTGATCCCGCAGCGCGCCCCGCAGGGCCAGTCGCTGCTGACCGTGACCGTCCTGGGCCTCCCAGACCTCGACGACGACGCGCTGGACGCCCGCGTGCGCGGCGAACTGGACCGCTGGTACGGCCCGCAGGCCGCCGCGCTACGGACCCTGCTGGTCGAACGCATCCGGCACGCGCAGTACCCGCAGCCCGCCGGGTACGCCGCCACCCTGGCCGGTCACGCCACGCCCCTGCCCGGCGTGATCCTGGCGGGCGAGGCGACCTCCATGAGCGGCATTCAGGGCGCCATGGAAAGCGGCGAGAAGGCCGCCGCCATCGTCCTGAACGACCCGGCCGGCATGAGCCGCCCCAGGGGCGCATGA